The proteins below are encoded in one region of Silene latifolia isolate original U9 population chromosome 2, ASM4854445v1, whole genome shotgun sequence:
- the LOC141644312 gene encoding uncharacterized protein LOC141644312: MDEETQNQLTAIEVEAELLLLARHQAVENDRLRNGNREALTALRKIARTTKTSVSSPFESIMKEIGGLGSKPLVQEVCTTCGNHDSTESTWMTFPGTDVFAQVPFHAAHTILEKDQERLDSESKKLQSLVKEKTLMISEKGALSDKISPEVIRSFMTLKDKS, encoded by the exons ATGGACGAAGAAACCCAAAATCAATTAACCGCCATTGAAGTTGAAGCTGAGCTTCTTTTATTAGCTCGTCACCAG GCCGTGGAGAATGATAGGCTAAGGAATGGGAATAGAGAAGCACTTACAGCACTACGGAAGATAGCACGAACAACAAAAACAAGCGTGTCTTCGCCATTTGAGTCTATTATGAAGGAGATTGGGGGTCTTGGTTCTAAGCCCTTGGTTCAAGAGGTGTGTACAACATGTGGAAATCATGACTCAACTGAAAGTACTTGGATGACGTTCCCTGGAACTGATGTCTTTGCTCAGGTCCCGTTTCATGCTGCTCACACCATTTTGGAGAAAG ATCAAGAACGGCTTGACAGCGAGTCTAAGAAGCTCCAAAGTCTCGTGAAAGAGAAAACTCTGATGATCTCGGAAAAGGGTGCTCTCTCTGACAAAATCAGCCCTGAGGTTATCAGGTCCTTTATGACATTGAAGGACAAAAGTTGA
- the LOC141644310 gene encoding F-box protein At1g70590: MKRRSNPLKSNASQSSTSHRDFSSLPYDLMSRIAAAFSHRDLTAASLTCKSWNDALRPLREAMLLLRWGKRFKHGRAGVRSDREKALESFLKGAARGSSLAMVDAGLIYWEMGKREEGIRLYLKAAELGDASGQCNLGIAYLHADCANTTEAVRWLLQSATAGHVRAQYQLALCLHHGRGIEKSLHEAAKWYLRAAEGGYARAMYNASLCFSSGEGFKQNHPQAKKWMKRAADHGHSKAQFEHGLNLFSEGEMMKAVIYLELASRAGEVGASHVRDVILQQLSAASRDRAMHHADKWRALPSSR, encoded by the exons ATGAAGCGACGATCAAATCCATTAAAATCCAACGCCTCACAATCCTCCACGTCACACCGCGACTTCTCCTCCTTACCATACGACCTAATGTCGCGAATCGCCGCCGCGTTCTCTCACCGCGACCTAACCGCAGCGTCTTTAACCTGTAAGTCATGGAACGACGCGTTGCGACCGTTAAGAGAGGCTATGTTGTTATTACGGTGGGGAAAGCGGTTTAAGCACGGTCGAGCCGGAGTTCGGTCGGACCGGGAGAAGGCGCTTGAGTCTTTTTTGAAAGGAGCGGCTCGCGGTTCGAGTTTAGCTATGGTTGATGCCGGTTTGATTTATTGGGAGATGGGGAAGAGAGAGGAAGGGATTCGGCTTTATCTGAAAGCTGCTGAGCTTGGTGATGCTTCTGGACAGTGTAATCTTGGGATTGCCTACTTGCACG CCGACTGTGCAAATACTACAGAAGCAGTCAGGTGGTTACTACAATCTGCAACAGCTGGTCATGTTCGTGCTCAGTATCAACTAGCCCTCTGTCTGCATCATGGGCGTGGGATCGAAAAAAGTCTACATGAAGCT GCGAAGTGGTATCTTAGAGCTGCAGAGGGTGGGTATGCTCGTGCTATGTACAACGCATCACTGTGTTTTTCATCTGGGGAAGGATTCAAGCAGAACCACCCACAAGCGAAGAAATGGATGAAGAGAGCAGCGGATCATGGACACAGTAAAGCCCAGTTTGAGCATGGACTGAATTTGTTTTCT GAAGGGGAGATGATGAAAGCTGTTATCTACCTGGAACTTGCTAGCCGTGCAGGTGAAGTTGGTGCATCTCATGTTAGGGATGTTATTCTTCAACAACTCTCTGCTGCTTCACGTGATCGAGCTATGCATCATGCTGATAAATGGCGTGCCTTACCTTCATCTCGGTGA